From Mycoplasma sp. 2045, a single genomic window includes:
- the tuf gene encoding elongation factor Tu, protein MAKLDFDRSKEHVNVGTIGHVDHGKTTLTAAIATVLAKKGLSEARDYASIDNAPEERARGITINTSHIEYQTEKRHYAHVDCPGHADYVKNMITGAAQMDGAILVVAATDGPMPQTREHILLSKQVGVPRIVVFLNKVDMLEGEEEMIELVEMEIRGLLSEYGFDGDNAPIIRGSALKALEGDAKYEEKIMELMDSVDSYIQTPVKEFDKPFLMAVEDVFTITGRGTVATGRVERGTLKLNDEVEIVGLKPTKKTVVTGIEMFRKNLKEAQAGDNAGLLLRGVNRDEVERGQVLAKPGSIVPHTEFEAAIYVLKKEEGGRHTPFLKNYKPQFYFRTTDVTGGIEFEPGREMVMPGENVNLKVKLIAPIAVEEGTKFSIREGGRTVGAGTVTKIVK, encoded by the coding sequence ATGGCAAAATTAGATTTTGATCGTAGTAAAGAACACGTTAACGTTGGAACAATCGGACACGTTGACCATGGTAAAACAACTTTAACTGCTGCTATTGCTACAGTTTTAGCTAAAAAAGGATTATCAGAAGCTCGTGATTACGCTTCTATCGATAACGCACCAGAAGAAAGAGCACGTGGAATTACAATTAACACATCACACATCGAATACCAAACAGAAAAACGTCACTATGCACACGTTGACTGTCCTGGTCACGCTGACTATGTTAAAAACATGATTACAGGGGCAGCTCAAATGGATGGAGCTATCTTAGTTGTTGCTGCAACAGATGGACCAATGCCTCAAACACGTGAACACATTCTTTTATCTAAACAAGTTGGGGTTCCTCGTATCGTTGTATTCTTAAACAAAGTAGATATGCTTGAAGGTGAAGAAGAAATGATCGAACTTGTTGAAATGGAAATCCGTGGACTTCTTTCAGAATACGGATTTGATGGAGACAATGCTCCAATCATTCGTGGATCAGCTCTTAAAGCATTAGAAGGTGATGCAAAATACGAAGAAAAAATTATGGAACTTATGGATTCAGTTGATTCATATATCCAAACACCTGTTAAAGAATTTGACAAACCATTCTTAATGGCTGTTGAAGACGTTTTCACAATTACAGGACGTGGAACAGTTGCTACAGGACGTGTAGAACGTGGAACACTTAAATTAAACGATGAAGTTGAAATCGTTGGATTAAAACCTACTAAGAAAACAGTTGTTACAGGAATCGAAATGTTCCGTAAAAACCTTAAAGAAGCACAAGCTGGAGATAACGCTGGATTATTACTTCGTGGAGTTAACCGTGATGAAGTTGAACGTGGACAAGTTTTAGCTAAACCAGGTTCAATCGTTCCTCACACAGAATTCGAAGCTGCTATTTACGTTCTTAAAAAAGAAGAAGGAGGACGTCACACTCCATTCCTTAAAAACTACAAACCTCAATTCTACTTCCGTACAACAGACGTTACAGGGGGAATTGAATTCGAACCAGGACGTGAAATGGTTATGCCAGGGGAAAACGTTAACTTAAAAGTTAAATTAATCGCACCTATCGCTGTTGAAGAAGGAACAAAATTCTCAATCCGTGAAGGTGGACGTACAGTTGGTGCAGGAACAGTTACAAAAATTGTTAAATAA
- a CDS encoding MAG0110 family membrane protein, with protein MNNQETIKVVPDVKSGSVKLFYGIILLTSTGGLLLLSLLSIFFVWIDLLILNSMSKRFYQLLFLIMMIIVPFIGIMILSFIKPKNESQNAILLSIKFFFYALFYGIVIGTALLLISFGTYTYDNSALEIIKYASLQLASVIFIPVGILFLTGILGMLKIINVRSLIVMILVLSFAILVTFLISFFAFRQRDNINWWIGILMVALISLFMILQWYSIRKTADYVEYMCRKSLITLGIQHGFQLFISLAQLLYFVIVTLVKER; from the coding sequence ATGAATAATCAAGAAACTATTAAAGTAGTTCCTGATGTTAAATCAGGATCTGTAAAATTATTTTATGGAATTATACTATTAACAAGCACTGGTGGATTGCTTTTATTATCATTATTATCAATCTTCTTTGTGTGAATTGATTTACTAATACTAAATTCAATGTCAAAACGGTTTTATCAACTTTTATTTTTAATAATGATGATAATAGTCCCTTTTATTGGAATTATGATTCTGAGTTTTATAAAACCGAAAAATGAATCTCAAAATGCAATACTCTTGAGCATCAAGTTCTTCTTCTATGCATTATTCTATGGAATTGTAATCGGAACAGCTTTATTATTAATTAGTTTTGGAACATATACATATGATAACTCTGCATTAGAAATTATCAAGTATGCATCATTGCAATTAGCATCAGTTATTTTTATACCAGTAGGAATATTATTCTTGACCGGAATATTAGGAATGTTAAAAATTATTAATGTAAGATCACTAATAGTAATGATTTTAGTTCTATCATTTGCAATATTAGTTACATTCTTAATTTCATTCTTTGCTTTTAGACAAAGAGATAACATTAACTGATGAATCGGAATTTTAATGGTTGCATTAATCTCATTATTTATGATTCTTCAATGATATTCAATTAGAAAAACGGCTGATTATGTCGAGTATATGTGTAGAAAATCATTAATCACTTTAGGAATTCAGCACGGATTTCAGTTATTTATTTCATTAGCTCAACTACTTTATTTCGTTATTGTTACATTAGTTAAAGAAAGATAA
- a CDS encoding C1 family peptidase, producing the protein MNVTKNLLDEFKSKFESKSNNKMIQNSIIKNGIKNTVFDHQTFIKHDHVFDIETTLGDITSQKNSGRCWIFASLNMARVEAAKNLNVSSFEFSQNYFAFYDKIEKANTFLNYAIETANLPLENREVYHLINRNVASDGGYWEYFANLLKKYGAVPKSIMPETFHSGNTTDMNEQIDKHLKNGMKKIRVLVAQGADKTQIQAVKEDALYRVYDIVSKCLGTPVTEFTYEYKDKDNKYHKIENITPVEFFEKYVGKDFDKKVNLVHDPRNLYDYGTKYVLKYQKSVYEDQDVEMINVPLDVIKSAVIASLKDNLPVWFACDVDPFKDNKSGIFDPKLYDFDSVFEPISDFNKEDRIIYFNSMLNHAMAFVGVKTENGKPIAWKVENSWGDDSGKKGVYSMSDEWFDEYNFSLIVDPKYVPEEYLKADKSVALELWEPFA; encoded by the coding sequence ATGAATGTAACTAAAAACTTATTAGATGAATTTAAGTCAAAATTTGAATCAAAATCAAACAATAAAATGATTCAAAACTCAATCATCAAAAATGGTATTAAGAATACAGTTTTTGATCATCAAACATTTATCAAACACGATCACGTTTTTGACATAGAAACAACATTAGGTGATATAACATCACAAAAAAATAGTGGAAGATGTTGAATTTTCGCTTCGTTAAATATGGCTAGAGTTGAAGCTGCTAAGAACTTAAATGTAAGTAGCTTTGAGTTTTCACAAAACTACTTTGCTTTCTATGACAAAATTGAAAAAGCGAACACATTTTTAAATTATGCAATCGAAACAGCGAACTTACCTTTAGAAAATAGAGAAGTTTATCACTTAATTAATAGAAATGTTGCTTCAGATGGTGGGTACTGAGAATATTTTGCTAACTTACTTAAAAAATATGGTGCAGTTCCAAAATCAATTATGCCTGAAACATTCCATTCAGGAAATACAACAGATATGAATGAACAAATTGATAAGCATCTTAAAAATGGAATGAAGAAAATTAGAGTACTTGTTGCACAAGGTGCTGATAAGACACAAATTCAAGCAGTGAAAGAAGATGCACTTTACAGAGTTTATGACATCGTTTCTAAATGTTTAGGAACACCAGTTACTGAGTTCACTTATGAATACAAAGATAAAGATAATAAGTATCACAAAATTGAAAACATAACTCCTGTAGAGTTTTTCGAAAAATATGTAGGAAAAGATTTTGATAAAAAAGTTAATCTAGTTCACGATCCTAGAAATCTTTATGACTATGGAACTAAATATGTTCTTAAATATCAAAAATCAGTTTATGAAGATCAAGATGTTGAAATGATTAACGTTCCATTAGATGTAATTAAGAGTGCTGTAATTGCTTCATTAAAAGATAACTTACCAGTTTGATTTGCCTGTGATGTTGATCCTTTCAAAGATAATAAATCAGGAATTTTTGACCCTAAACTTTATGATTTTGATTCAGTTTTTGAACCAATTAGTGACTTTAATAAAGAAGATAGAATTATCTACTTTAACTCAATGTTAAATCACGCGATGGCTTTTGTAGGTGTTAAGACAGAAAACGGTAAACCGATTGCTTGAAAAGTTGAAAACAGTTGAGGTGATGATTCTGGTAAAAAAGGTGTTTACTCAATGTCTGATGAATGATTTGATGAATACAACTTCTCACTTATTGTAGATCCAAAATATGTTCCAGAAGAATATCTTAAAGCTGATAAATCAGTTGCTCTTGAGTTATGAGAACCATTTGCTTAA
- the mnmA gene encoding tRNA 2-thiouridine(34) synthase MnmA, with amino-acid sequence MSKRVVIGMSGGVDSSVAAYLLQKQGYEVVGLFMRNWDSIVNNDFLGNNDLKQDMCPQERDYMDAQSVANSLCIKLERVDFVKEYWDNVFENFIEEFKKGRTPNPDILCNKYIKFNAFANYAFNELKADYIAMGHYANVIDGHLYRAKDEDKDQTYFLAQLSHDQLKKVIMPLAALTKPEIRQIASELGLITATKKDSTGICFIGERNFGQFLQNYIPAQDGDIVDITTNKVIGRHVGCFYYTIGQRKGLNLGGMAEPYYVCGHDVQKNILYVAPNSKPEYLISNNLIASGLTLNNKDFNPDNLTAKFRYRQKDIKVSVEFLGDDKIRVFYPEGSSAVTPGQQVVLYDGDKCIGGATIDEVYDDETKKWYI; translated from the coding sequence ATGTCTAAAAGAGTTGTTATAGGTATGAGTGGTGGTGTTGATTCATCAGTTGCTGCTTATTTATTACAAAAGCAAGGTTACGAAGTAGTAGGATTATTTATGCGTAACTGAGACAGTATTGTTAATAATGATTTTCTTGGAAACAATGATCTTAAACAAGATATGTGTCCACAGGAAAGAGATTATATGGATGCTCAATCAGTTGCAAATTCATTATGTATCAAACTTGAAAGAGTTGACTTTGTTAAAGAATATTGAGATAATGTTTTTGAAAACTTTATTGAAGAATTCAAAAAAGGAAGAACACCTAATCCGGACATTTTATGTAACAAGTACATAAAATTCAATGCTTTTGCTAACTATGCATTTAATGAACTTAAAGCAGACTATATTGCTATGGGACATTATGCAAATGTAATTGATGGTCACTTATACAGAGCGAAAGATGAAGATAAAGATCAAACTTACTTTTTAGCTCAATTAAGTCATGATCAACTTAAAAAAGTTATTATGCCACTTGCTGCATTAACTAAACCTGAAATTAGACAAATTGCTTCTGAGTTAGGTTTAATTACTGCAACCAAAAAAGATTCAACAGGAATTTGTTTCATTGGAGAAAGAAATTTTGGACAATTCTTACAAAACTATATACCAGCACAAGATGGAGATATTGTAGATATTACAACAAATAAAGTTATTGGAAGACATGTTGGATGTTTCTATTACACAATTGGACAAAGAAAAGGTTTAAATTTAGGTGGTATGGCTGAACCATATTATGTTTGTGGTCACGATGTGCAAAAAAATATTTTATATGTTGCACCTAACTCAAAACCTGAATATTTAATTTCAAATAATTTAATCGCTTCAGGTTTAACCTTAAATAACAAAGATTTTAATCCTGATAATTTAACTGCTAAATTTAGATATAGACAAAAAGACATTAAAGTGTCCGTTGAATTTTTAGGTGATGATAAAATCAGAGTATTCTATCCTGAGGGTTCATCAGCTGTTACACCAGGTCAACAAGTTGTTTTATATGATGGAGACAAATGTATTGGTGGAGCAACAATTGATGAAGTTTATGATGATGAAACTAAAAAATGATACATATAA
- a CDS encoding leucine-rich repeat domain-containing protein: MKLKTKTIFKLLTLTGAISSVTGTIACSQEAPKEPKPGNPIVNSGDTAQTIAKKEKLLDFSKSLTDTAMALTPNLFNNYANLVKSLTNADINDNSENYVEALKIKDQIVKNLQDIKSLEEGKKEVEGITFSNIPLTNEVILLIEKTKKYVTSKYQSSIEKLNSANIKELDDFELDKLITLTSYALKLTSSSFDNMYPIVMKVIRDKYILLNRMDINSLNDLFTNLKDQEQVKQFFLAAITELYESFDDTDKTVKASQNNSLLFPFLNYSNPESDIQAERNLHIETYGMAETIVDISELVNSVINNPETLDSVGTEKKDEILTFLKEINNKHKGNTNLNLYTIGQMLNNDAIKIEKNVIVNIVWAMFLQKDETTTMLKSIISEFTDFFLKKQNNTVLGLKYEIPEKQIPIFLNENYTAIMEEAFKDKKVSYVYAPYAEKIGKDSLNTEDIRNIFLPKATYLGENAFRYQLLAEFANTVPESFKKQIKLNENAYVSVDSEATDMQITADKPLYFLNGLFKSNENINTVTITSTQPVYISEEMFKHSTLRSITIQAPEVYIANEAFADTPALETFDVQNVQNIGEYALFRSKWYYDHISNSNEEQIKLGSVLIGYKNINNKTEITLDPSITQIYNSAFSFDNKIPEAATANEVITSITAENVKSVNQGTFGSLSNLTSLNLPNLTSLGTTALQGTPYYYNILNDQESTKAMLGKVLIKLKSDNPYVTLSDEVEFIYTTAFKSSNQINSIQGENVKGIASNTFANGFGTISALNFPNLESVGSSWAASISPQSETPVLVAPKLNVVNKNQLIGN; encoded by the coding sequence ATGAAATTAAAAACAAAAACTATTTTTAAATTATTAACATTAACTGGTGCGATTTCATCAGTAACAGGAACTATTGCATGTTCTCAAGAAGCGCCAAAAGAACCTAAACCAGGCAACCCGATTGTAAACTCAGGTGACACAGCTCAAACAATTGCTAAAAAAGAGAAATTATTGGATTTCTCAAAATCACTCACCGATACTGCAATGGCGCTTACACCAAATCTTTTTAATAACTATGCTAATTTAGTCAAATCGCTAACAAATGCAGATATTAATGATAATTCTGAGAATTACGTGGAAGCTCTAAAAATTAAAGACCAAATAGTAAAAAACTTACAAGATATCAAATCATTAGAAGAAGGTAAAAAAGAGGTTGAAGGAATCACCTTTTCAAATATCCCTCTAACAAATGAAGTTATCTTATTAATTGAAAAGACAAAAAAATATGTGACTTCAAAATATCAATCTTCAATCGAAAAGCTAAATAGTGCCAACATAAAAGAATTAGACGATTTTGAACTAGATAAGCTGATTACTTTAACCTCTTATGCGTTGAAATTGACTAGCTCATCATTTGATAACATGTACCCGATAGTTATGAAGGTTATTAGAGATAAATATATCTTACTTAATAGAATGGATATAAATTCTTTAAATGATCTATTTACAAATTTAAAGGATCAGGAGCAAGTTAAACAATTCTTTCTTGCTGCAATCACGGAATTATATGAATCTTTCGATGATACTGATAAAACTGTTAAAGCATCACAGAATAATTCTCTTCTTTTTCCGTTTTTGAATTATTCTAATCCGGAATCTGATATTCAAGCTGAAAGAAACTTGCATATCGAAACCTATGGAATGGCAGAAACAATTGTTGATATTTCTGAATTAGTAAATTCTGTAATAAATAATCCTGAAACACTTGATTCAGTAGGAACTGAGAAAAAAGATGAAATCTTAACTTTCTTAAAAGAAATAAATAATAAACATAAGGGTAATACCAATTTGAACTTATATACGATCGGTCAAATGCTTAATAACGATGCCATAAAGATTGAAAAAAACGTAATAGTTAACATTGTATGAGCTATGTTTCTTCAAAAAGATGAAACTACAACAATGCTGAAGTCAATCATTAGTGAATTTACCGATTTCTTTTTAAAGAAACAAAACAATACTGTTTTAGGACTTAAATACGAAATTCCAGAAAAACAAATACCTATTTTCTTAAACGAAAATTACACTGCAATTATGGAGGAAGCATTTAAGGATAAAAAAGTTTCATATGTTTATGCTCCATATGCTGAAAAAATAGGGAAAGATTCATTAAATACAGAAGATATTAGAAATATATTTTTACCAAAAGCAACTTATTTAGGAGAAAATGCATTTAGATATCAATTGTTAGCAGAATTTGCAAATACAGTTCCAGAAAGCTTTAAAAAACAAATTAAACTTAATGAGAATGCTTATGTGTCTGTGGATAGTGAAGCAACTGATATGCAAATAACTGCAGATAAGCCGCTTTATTTTTTAAATGGTTTATTCAAGAGCAATGAAAATATCAATACAGTTACAATTACTTCAACACAACCAGTTTATATTTCAGAAGAAATGTTTAAACACAGTACACTTAGATCAATAACAATTCAAGCACCTGAAGTTTATATTGCAAATGAAGCATTTGCAGATACTCCAGCACTTGAAACATTTGATGTTCAAAATGTTCAAAATATAGGTGAGTATGCGTTGTTCCGTTCAAAATGATACTATGACCACATTTCAAACTCAAATGAAGAGCAAATTAAATTAGGTTCAGTTTTAATTGGTTACAAAAATATCAATAATAAAACTGAAATCACTTTAGACCCATCAATTACACAAATCTACAACTCTGCATTTTCATTTGACAATAAAATTCCAGAAGCAGCAACTGCTAATGAAGTTATTACAAGTATAACAGCAGAAAATGTTAAATCAGTAAATCAAGGAACATTTGGATCATTATCAAACTTAACAAGTTTAAACTTACCTAACTTAACTTCTCTAGGTACTACAGCACTTCAAGGAACACCATATTACTATAACATCTTAAACGATCAAGAAAGCACAAAAGCGATGTTAGGAAAAGTTTTAATTAAACTTAAATCTGATAACCCTTATGTTACATTGTCTGATGAGGTTGAATTTATCTACACAACTGCATTCAAGAGCTCAAACCAAATAAACTCAATTCAAGGAGAAAATGTTAAGGGTATTGCTTCAAATACATTTGCAAATGGATTCGGAACAATTTCTGCACTTAACTTCCCTAACTTAGAAAGTGTCGGTTCATCTTGAGCAGCATCAATTTCTCCACAAAGTGAAACTCCAGTTCTAGTTGCACCTAAATTAAATGTAGTTAATAAAAACCAATTAATTGGAAATTAA
- the alaS gene encoding alanine--tRNA ligase: protein MNSKQIRESWLKFFESKGHFVVPSKSLVPQNDPSLLWINSGVATLKDYFSGKKEAPAKRLTNSQKAIRTNDIENVGITARHHTFFEMLGNFSIGDYFKKEAIDFAVEFLLDVLKLDKDRLYFTYYYEDLETKNYWMAHGFDESHMIPGGKDTNFWEVGSGPCGPNTEIFYDRGEKYDSRGIELLKEDIENDRYIEIWNIVFSTYNSNGEGEYTELKQKNIDTGAGLERIVSIMQDAPTNFDTDLFLPIIHEIEKFTNYRYDTNNYFVNDKDQTLMNSYFKVIADHMRTVTNAIADGAKPSNVGRGYILRRLIRRSVYKAMQLNIHEPFLYKLVDVIKETLPFEYDVNPIKKVIEDEELTFAKTIENGKQILSDFIVEDLKVFPGDIAFKLFETYGFPVELTAEILAQQNIQIDYEAFEAAKQKHAEMSKGIKVSGMDKVINSLTLIKSKVDEFIGYEYTKSVSNILYLLDTEKEIEQANGISYVVLDRTPFYATSGGQKHDRGYIKQGTNTILILDVFKDKFGNHIHKVEGKIVKNLSVECFVDETIRLGLERNHSGTHLLFSALRSVLGNQIKQLGSNNNEERLTFDLPADTRPTKEEIRAIENLVREYIKMDAVRHYLNMTTDQAKEMGAIMTLEEQEYMNPLNVRIVKFDNITADLCGGTHLSNTAKLENFKITNVDKKAAGVYRIRAISSNALVDEFLDQEIDKLIIEAEKLIDKNTKLQASYNFDLNIPTAKEEAIDYLEETIEKLKEDNKQIQKDLQNSFEFDYDSIEVLTINGNKVYVNQTVDKSNIKTVASTLREKYNDILVVLTSNDETNPMIVVASKEYNSNAIAQQLFAKLNGRGGGNAILSMGKVATANNLIAALEEITWEK, encoded by the coding sequence ATGAATTCAAAACAAATTAGAGAATCATGATTAAAGTTTTTCGAATCTAAAGGACACTTTGTTGTTCCTTCAAAAAGTTTAGTTCCTCAAAATGACCCATCATTACTTTGAATCAATAGTGGTGTTGCAACTTTGAAAGATTACTTTTCAGGTAAAAAAGAAGCTCCTGCAAAAAGATTAACTAACTCACAAAAAGCAATTAGAACAAATGACATCGAAAATGTTGGTATTACAGCTAGACATCATACATTCTTTGAAATGTTAGGTAACTTCTCAATTGGAGATTACTTTAAAAAAGAAGCTATTGATTTTGCTGTTGAGTTTCTATTAGACGTTCTAAAACTTGATAAAGACAGACTATATTTCACATACTACTATGAAGATTTAGAAACTAAAAATTACTGAATGGCTCACGGTTTTGACGAATCACACATGATACCAGGTGGCAAAGATACTAACTTCTGAGAAGTTGGTTCAGGTCCTTGTGGTCCTAACACAGAAATTTTCTATGATCGTGGTGAGAAGTATGATTCAAGAGGAATCGAGTTACTTAAAGAAGACATTGAAAACGACAGATACATTGAAATCTGAAACATTGTGTTTTCAACATATAACTCAAATGGTGAAGGTGAATATACAGAATTAAAGCAAAAAAATATTGATACTGGTGCTGGATTAGAAAGAATTGTCTCAATTATGCAAGATGCGCCTACAAACTTTGATACTGACTTATTTTTACCTATTATTCACGAAATCGAGAAATTCACAAATTATAGATATGATACAAACAATTACTTTGTAAATGATAAAGATCAAACTTTAATGAACTCATATTTTAAAGTTATCGCCGATCACATGAGAACAGTAACTAATGCTATTGCTGATGGAGCTAAACCATCTAATGTTGGTAGAGGTTACATTTTAAGAAGATTAATTAGACGCAGTGTTTATAAAGCTATGCAATTAAATATTCACGAACCTTTCTTATACAAACTTGTTGATGTGATTAAAGAAACATTACCTTTTGAATATGATGTAAATCCAATTAAAAAAGTTATTGAAGATGAAGAATTAACTTTTGCTAAAACTATTGAAAATGGAAAACAAATTCTATCTGACTTTATTGTTGAAGATTTAAAAGTTTTCCCAGGAGACATTGCATTTAAATTATTCGAAACATATGGTTTCCCTGTTGAATTAACTGCAGAAATTTTAGCTCAACAAAATATCCAAATTGATTATGAAGCTTTTGAAGCAGCAAAACAAAAACACGCTGAAATGAGTAAAGGAATAAAAGTTTCAGGAATGGATAAAGTGATCAACTCATTAACTTTAATCAAATCAAAAGTTGATGAATTTATTGGTTATGAATACACAAAATCAGTTTCAAACATTTTATACTTACTAGATACTGAAAAAGAAATTGAGCAAGCTAACGGAATTTCATATGTCGTGCTTGATAGAACTCCTTTTTATGCAACTAGTGGTGGTCAAAAACACGACCGTGGTTACATAAAACAAGGTACAAATACAATTTTAATCTTAGATGTTTTCAAAGATAAATTTGGAAACCACATTCACAAAGTTGAAGGAAAAATTGTTAAAAACTTATCTGTAGAGTGCTTTGTTGACGAAACAATTAGACTAGGTCTTGAAAGAAACCACTCTGGAACACACTTATTGTTCAGTGCACTTAGAAGTGTTTTAGGAAATCAAATTAAACAATTAGGTTCAAATAACAATGAAGAACGTTTAACATTTGATTTACCAGCTGATACAAGACCTACAAAAGAAGAAATTAGAGCAATCGAAAACTTAGTTCGTGAGTACATTAAGATGGACGCTGTAAGACATTACTTGAATATGACTACAGACCAAGCTAAAGAAATGGGTGCAATTATGACTCTTGAAGAACAAGAATATATGAACCCATTAAATGTAAGAATTGTTAAATTTGACAATATTACAGCTGACTTATGTGGAGGTACTCACTTATCAAATACAGCTAAATTGGAAAACTTCAAAATTACAAACGTTGATAAGAAAGCTGCTGGTGTATATAGAATTAGAGCTATTTCATCAAATGCTTTAGTTGATGAGTTTTTAGATCAAGAAATTGATAAATTAATTATTGAAGCAGAAAAATTAATTGACAAAAACACTAAGCTACAAGCTTCATACAACTTTGATTTAAATATTCCTACTGCAAAAGAAGAAGCAATTGACTACTTAGAAGAAACAATTGAAAAACTTAAAGAAGACAATAAGCAAATTCAAAAAGATTTACAAAATTCATTTGAATTTGATTATGACTCAATTGAAGTTTTAACAATAAATGGAAACAAAGTTTACGTAAATCAAACAGTTGATAAATCAAACATTAAAACAGTAGCTTCTACATTAAGAGAAAAATACAACGACATTTTAGTTGTGCTTACATCAAATGATGAAACCAATCCAATGATTGTTGTAGCTTCAAAAGAATACAATTCAAATGCTATTGCACAACAATTATTTGCAAAACTTAATGGACGTGGTGGAGGAAACGCTATCTTATCTATGGGTAAAGTCGCAACTGCTAATAACTTAATTGCAGCATTAGAAGAGATTACATGAGAAAAATAG
- the ruvX gene encoding Holliday junction resolvase RuvX, which translates to MRKIGLDLGTKSCGIAITDESEIIASGIENFKFEEYKFTQALDRISYYINEVYKNKIDGIVLGYPLKISGDKSDRTLMVEDFKKQLEENFNLPVLLVNEQYSTKKAHETMIEAGLTRKKRKDHKDKLAAQIILNDYLDYYKHKWGK; encoded by the coding sequence ATGAGAAAAATAGGTCTAGATTTAGGGACTAAAAGTTGTGGAATTGCAATCACTGATGAAAGTGAAATCATTGCATCAGGAATAGAAAACTTTAAATTCGAAGAATATAAATTTACCCAAGCTCTTGACAGAATTAGCTACTACATTAATGAAGTTTATAAAAACAAAATCGATGGAATAGTGCTTGGTTACCCACTTAAAATTAGTGGAGATAAGAGTGATAGAACTTTAATGGTTGAAGATTTCAAAAAGCAACTTGAAGAAAATTTTAACTTACCTGTTTTATTGGTTAATGAACAATATTCAACTAAAAAAGCCCATGAGACTATGATTGAAGCCGGTTTAACTAGAAAGAAAAGAAAAGATCATAAAGATAAGCTTGCAGCACAAATCATACTTAATGATTATTTAGATTACTATAAACATAAATGAGGTAAATAA
- a CDS encoding BC85_0335 family putative methyltransferase, with amino-acid sequence MSDTTRTILMVSAIVVFVLGIGIYIWLNIYSRKIRKKYLAKAQAEALVQIESLRSELGVLPFDIKDFLKSKANDLDIEGIINTIYQNHYQNCLIIDEKDMFPIVAIDSKTKSNIYYLNSSLNKDLYDKVKENFGDEAGKGIIEYKDQELDFVAILRTEQDINDLYDKYVHKMQKGMCIISFDNAKRSEIKRLISLLRMSSIPYEVSFLSSKFLFIVKR; translated from the coding sequence ATGAGTGATACAACAAGAACGATTTTAATGGTATCTGCAATAGTTGTGTTTGTTTTAGGTATTGGTATTTACATTTGGTTAAATATTTACTCAAGAAAGATTCGTAAAAAATATTTAGCAAAAGCGCAAGCTGAAGCACTTGTTCAAATTGAATCTTTACGTAGTGAACTTGGTGTATTACCTTTTGATATTAAAGACTTCCTAAAATCAAAAGCAAACGATTTAGACATTGAAGGTATTATTAATACAATTTATCAAAATCATTATCAAAATTGTTTAATTATCGATGAAAAAGATATGTTCCCAATAGTTGCAATTGACTCAAAAACAAAATCAAATATTTATTATTTAAACTCAAGTTTAAATAAAGACTTATATGATAAAGTTAAAGAGAATTTTGGTGATGAAGCTGGTAAAGGAATAATAGAATATAAAGATCAAGAATTAGATTTTGTTGCGATTTTACGTACTGAGCAAGACATAAATGACTTATATGATAAGTATGTTCACAAGATGCAAAAAGGTATGTGTATTATTAGTTTTGATAATGCAAAAAGATCTGAAATTAAAAGATTAATTTCATTACTTAGAATGTCTTCAATCCCATATGAAGTATCATTTTTAAGTTCTAAATTTCTTTTTATAGTAAAAAGATAA